The sequence GAAGACTGAAATGCTTTTACAGAAATAGCTGGAAACAATTATATTTACCTTGTCATTGATGAGTAGCTCTATTGGATTGTTGCCCCATTCAATCAGCACAATCTCGTTTGCTTGCCCGGGGACACCATAAGAAAAAGGGGTCCCAATGCCAGGACTGGAGCTGGACTTGAGCCACATGCACACTGTAAAGGCATACATTTCTGGCAGGCTCTTTTTCACTCTACCAAAAAGGTAGTTTGTGCGCAGTGGTAGGGAGAGTTTAAAATCCTCAGGGGACTTGAATCCTGTACCTGCTGGCAGAGAGTGTGAATTAGTAATGGGTCACCTCTGGTGGGAAACATAGTTTTCTGTATAACAGCAAAATAACTCTTAACTCTTCCATTGCCATATACTTCCAATTTCCTGTTGAATACACGTTCAtgactgaataaaataataaatggtcATGCTCTGGGAAAAGATAAGGAGGAATAGATCTAATATGTCATGCACTAGATGTATAAATTGTTGTGAATACCTCTCTCCAGGTCAGAGATTCTATTAATGAGAGTGTTAAGGGTATTTTCTGTTTGCTGCCGATGAACAGATGTCTCGTTGTACAGCTGTGACTTCTCTTCCTCCAACTCATTGACTTTGCTCAGGAGCTGGCTCTCTAGATCATCCAGCCTATGCTGCAGCATGTCTCGCAGTTCACTGGGAAATGGAGCTCCAGAGAGTCTGGCTCGCAACTGCTGTtgctgtaaacaaaaacaaaaaaattatgaatCTGTTATATTTCTGCATGTCCTGATAAATGCTGAGAACATGATGTGGTCTGTATACAAATATTGAGCTTAACCCACAATACATTATCACttaataaattgtataaaataaatcagcaggTTCAGAGAACAATTTAAGGCagcacttttttgttatgagaAGGTATGAAATCATTTATTGCTTCAATGAATTCACATCGGTCCCGATATTTGGACATATGGCAtgataaaccatgcagtaatactgATAATTTGTCTCACACCTGAGAACCTTGAACTTATCATATTGTGGGGCTAATGAGAGCCtctgaatcaaataaaatggtttataataatcttttttttttaattctgcctcacagacacaaactcaTATACactttaaaacaagaaaaacagcacaaaatatATAATTCCTTAATTTACTTTGTATTCAGGCTTTAAGATTGCACTAGTAATTAATTGGTGTTGTTCACTAATTACAGTGGTGTGAGAGTTTCCCTGAGGTAAGAGATATAGATAGAACAAGATGAGGGGATAATCCTTGTAAATCCTTACCACCTACACttatttactattaaaaaaGCTTTTCAAAAAGATTTGCAGAACAAACTCATTGAATGGGCTATAATGTCAGTTCATGTACAATGCAGTGTTTATGGACAACTGTTCTTAAAATAGCTGCTCATGTATGTGATACATAATTCACATTCAATTtgatgaaatgttttatatctattatgtgTATCCTGCATGTGCGTATATActttacatatgtatatatacattgtAAACAAGGCAATAGAGACAAGTATTTTATGATATTACTGTTTAATTTTAATACATAATTGTGGGAGCAGTCCCTCTCACCTCCAGGTTTTGAAGCCTGTCCTTCAGACTCTGCATGGTCTTACCCAGTGCATCCAGAGTTTCATTTGGATCTCTCGGGACATCATCCATGGTGTCTTTACTGTTCTTCCATGATGAAGACTCCTCCGAGTTGCTCTCACATTGAGACAGTTTGGATGTGAGCTCTTTGATGGCACCCATTTGATGGGTTATTGCTTCTTGTTGCTGGACAACAGTCTCCCGGAGCTGCATCACCGTCTTCTTCAAACTTTCACCCTGAACACTATGAACAAATTCCTTCTGAACACCACAACTAGGGTCTTTATCAACTTGGATCACGGTGCACAAAAAGCGCATCTTCTCTTCCTCCTGGCTGTGGACTGCTTTTACGCAGGTGATGGTAAAAACGCACATAAGCAAAACGGAAGGACGAACCATTTTTcggagataataataataacaacaacaataatagtgataatgacgatgatgaagatgatgaagctGATTATACCGATGATGGTAATGTCCACCACAGAGAATCAGGAACAACTTTTTACGCCTTTCCCTCCACGCTTAGCGTCCTCAGCTGTTACAAGTATTTTAAATCATATCCTTATTAAAGTCGGAGACTTTGTTCACGGTGCGAATTCTCTCTCAGGTCCGAGCTCGTACTGAGACTGTAAAGATTAATGCCTCCGCTTCCCCTCCCGAAAGGATGATAGTATTTACGTCACCACGAATGCGTAAAATCAAGAGCCAATGAAACCAACATACGAGGAAAGAATCAATGCTGAAGGAAAGACGAAATGCTAAGAAAACTGTAGGATGTATACTTTCACCCAAAGCTCAACAGGTTACTTTACAAGCCGATTGCTGGTACAAGCAACTGTTTAGAAGCAGATTGTTGGTACAAACCATTTAATTGGATAGAAGAGAGTAGGGTCAGTTGTAACAAGGATTGGTTTAAAGTTTTGTGGCATTTAGTATGAATGTGTTTGCTTTATTCTATCTATAATCTGGTGTGCTGCAAAGTAAAGACAAAACTTGCATTTAGAAGATGGAAGATGGAGGTATTCAGAATTTACAGTACAGTTTCTCTCTACGACCAGTATGATTCAAcaaatttaatgacattattctGAATCAGATTCAGATAATCAGATTTTTCTGTCCAATCAAATGCTCTGTCCAATCTGAAGTGTcccattaaatcattaaataaaaatcactttGCTTATGTTAACTTTGTTCAGCGAGAGAAATCAAATCAGCAATTATGAATCATAAATGTGTCTTTGCCTGTTTAAGGCATGTTTTTTGCTTTGCAATTTGCTTACATTTTCACCTCACACAAACATttgtatgcatttttttatCCACCATTTTTATCTAGATTTACTGAATTAAAGAAGTGCTTTTAGATTGTCTGCTCGTTCTGTTCTAGCATGATATCTGAAGTGTTTGCTGTGGTCAGAgcagcaataaattattgtggGATTTAGCTAGACTTGTCTGTCTTGGATTATGGCCTCGCTTTGTTTACTCATGttggttttttatttataatatcatAATATCATTACAACAAGCTAGCTTAGATATCAGGAAGATATGTTCAGTGTCCATTTACTAACACAGTGATGGTGGGTTTAATTGCACTACCAGGCACAGGAGGGCCTCAAAGACAATTTGGCTGTATTTCTGCTGGTGATGCTATCTCTGCCTTCTTAATCACAGCTCTAAATTATTTACTGAGCATCAGCAAGCACTGACAACACAAAGATGTTGGCTAGCATGTCAAATTTCAAGAAGACCGATAGTGGTAATGTATATTTTACAAAACACTAAAGAGATTTCACTTACTTTATGTTGTTTTCTTCCTGGTGAACATTATGGCAAATTCAAatccaaatatatttttataaatttttagTAGGGGAGAGTGGAGTCAGTTGGCAAGAAACCTAAACATCAAAACCTTTTTTGCATTCACCTGAATGCATTTAACTCGAGCCAGTGCATTCAGACATAGATCATCTGACATTAACATGAAAAAGGTATTTGTTAATAGTTAACAATCAAATGTTGAAAAACGAAAATTCACTGATGTCTGAGATGAACACTGTCCATTCAGATCACCTTTAATTAAAAGTGTTGGTTAAAAAATTTCCTGTAAATTCTATTATGGAAGGGTGAAGGCCAGTGACATGCTGTGGACTGAAATTTCATATGtacttaccttttttttaattaatttttttcttaacttACCCATAATGTCAGAAGggctataaaaaatatacactatatagtgtAAAATACAAATAACCTTTTCTCCAAACAAGGGCTGGTTAATAATAAAgatagaacaaacaaacaaacaaacaaataaataaacaaataaatagacatttGTTTTACAGCTTTAATACAGAAATTGTTTCTTTCTATACAAAATgattgtatgtattgtgtgtataagtgttcatattgtgtactgtgtgtaggtattatttatattatatacgtATGTGAATTGTGCTTACTGAAAAACAATTTTCTGAGGTGAATCTAACAGCATTTTATGTGTCATGTGCAGATTCCCTGTTGTAAGCAGCTGAGTGACCCTGGCTCGGCTGTCCGCAGGCACTACTGCAGTGAAAGGTGATGCCGGATGCAGTCTATATTCCAACAGTACACTGCTGAGCTATCAAAATTCTCACACCTTTCACGCCAGGATCAGGGTATTAGACACGCAAAGGAGATAACACAAAActcagttttatgttttaagcATAGAGCATCTTGTTGAGTGTTAAGATGTAACTTCGTCAAAGATGACCATCAGCCTTCTTGAAAACGAGTCATTCTATTATAAATAAGAGGTAGTGTTACATAACGCAGGGCATCAACAGAGCTGAGGCATGGCAAAGGAGCACTTTTTAAAAGGTCAAGCATTTTAATCTCATTGTCAGCGTAAAACTTCTGACCACTGACGTCTGCAATATTGTGTAACAGTCGGGGGTCAGTCCTCAGATGAACTCTACTGAAGCCAAGGATGCAATCTAACATAACGTTgctaacatacagtatagaatCAAAAAACCCCAAATCTGCGGCTTTAATCATGTGATTGAATGTCCACACATGATgacatgtataatgtatattgATATAGATTTGTGGGTTAAAATGTGCATtgtgaaaactttttttaatccacAAATGAAAACGGTCCAATAAACTgtgataatcacacactaatcactACTGAGCTCAAATTTGCTGTTGTTATACCAGGGATCTTACGAGGATCTTCTTGGAATCAGTTCCCAATCCTCTGTTCCCATCCTCCAGGTTTAACCCCAAGGAAAATAGAGATCCCGGTGTTCAGCTTTCCAactaatcaaaaaaaaaaaaaaaaaaaaaaaaaaaaaaaaaaacaaaaagaaataggTCCCTTGAGTAAATTGTAGTCCATG is a genomic window of Tachysurus fulvidraco isolate hzauxx_2018 chromosome 8, HZAU_PFXX_2.0, whole genome shotgun sequence containing:
- the nptx2b gene encoding neuronal pentraxin-2b isoform X2 — its product is MVRPSVLLMCVFTITCVKAVHSQEEEKMRFLCTVIQVDKDPSCGVQKEFVHSVQGESLKKTVMQLRETVVQQQEAITHQMGAIKELTSKLSQCESNSEESSSWKNSKDTMDDVPRDPNETLDALGKTMQSLKDRLQNLEQQQLRARLSGAPFPSELRDMLQHRLDDLESQLLSKVNELEEEKSQLYNETSVHRQQTENTLNTLINRISDLERGTGFKSPEDFKLSLPLRTNYLFGRVKKSLPEMYAFTVCMWLKSSSSPGIGTPFSYGVPGQANEIVLIEWGNNPIELLINDKVAQLPLSLNDGRWHHICITWTTRDGLWETYQNGQKVGSGENLAPWHPIKPDGVLILGQEQDMVGGRFDATQAFVGELGHFNMWDRVLRSVDISAMANCSSYMPGNVVAWADSNIEVFGGASKGPLELCEDRIINN
- the nptx2b gene encoding neuronal pentraxin-2b isoform X1; its protein translation is MVRPSVLLMCVFTITCVKAVHSQEEEKMRFLCTVIQVDKDPSCGVQKEFVHSVQGESLKKTVMQLRETVVQQQEAITHQMGAIKELTSKLSQCESNSEESSSWKNSKDTMDDVPRDPNETLDALGKTMQSLKDRLQNLEQQQLRARLSGAPFPSELRDMLQHRLDDLESQLLSKVNELEEEKSQLYNETSVHRQQTENTLNTLINRISDLERAGTGFKSPEDFKLSLPLRTNYLFGRVKKSLPEMYAFTVCMWLKSSSSPGIGTPFSYGVPGQANEIVLIEWGNNPIELLINDKVAQLPLSLNDGRWHHICITWTTRDGLWETYQNGQKVGSGENLAPWHPIKPDGVLILGQEQDMVGGRFDATQAFVGELGHFNMWDRVLRSVDISAMANCSSYMPGNVVAWADSNIEVFGGASKGPLELCEDRIINN